The region AAAGGGCCCAGTCGCCTTGCAAAACGGACGACGGCGGGCCGTTCCGCCGCCGTCCGCATGCGTCGGGTGCCGCTCCCCCGCAGCGCCGGCCGGCCGCCGTCGGACGCGTCGACAGATCAATCACAATTCTTTGATTGATCTGTCTGGATGGACCGTGGTGCACTGGAGCATCGCCGATCCGGGGCCGAAGCAGCCGCCGGCCAAGAGTTCGGAGAGGATCTAGAAATGCCCAACGCCGATACTGACATGGTCAGCGTCCGATACATGGTCCACGACGTCGATGCGGCAATCGACTTCTACACAAAGCACCTCGGATTCACCCTCAGGATGAGCGCCGCACCGGCCTTCGCCGACGTCGCACGCGGCCAACTGCGGCTTCTGCTGAGCGGGCCAACTAGCTCGGCAGGCCGGCCAATGCCCGACGGCGCGGTGCCGGCGCCGGGAGGATGGAACCGTATCCATCTGATCGTGAGCGATGTCGCGGCCGAGGTGGAGCAACTGCGCGCCGCCGGCCTGACGTTCCGGAACGACATCGTCAAGGGTCCGGGCGGTCAGCAGATCCTGCTGGAAGATCCGTCCGGCAACGTGGTGGAGTTGTTCCAGCCCGCAGGCAAGTAGGCTCGGGCCGGCTCCCTCCACGGCTTACGAGCAGTAGTCACGACGCGCGGACTTCGAGGATGGTCTCCAGGCCATCATCAGAGACCGCAGGTCAGAACCTGCGAATGTGCAATTCCTCGGCAGCCTGGAAACGGAGCCTGGCGTAAGAGCTTCGTGATTCGGCTGAGGGAGACAGGAGCATTCGTGCGGCGTTGGTCTGACAGTCCTAGATGTCCGCCAGTGTCAGCGCCGGCGGCGAACTTCCGTCGGTGTCCAGGACGCCGAACTCCTTCGCCACCGCGGCGGCAACAAGCACCTGGCCGGTCCGCGACATCAGGTTCGGATCGTGGAACAGCGCATTGATCACGCGGCCGATGAATTCAGGGCTTTCGCTGGTCGAGAGATCGAACGCCCCGCTTTTCGCCGCTGCCAGGACGGCCTCAGTTCGAACCAGACCGGGGTACAGCGAGATGACCGGGATATCGAACGGCTTCAGCTCGACGGCCATGTCGGACGTCATCTTGTCGGTCGCTGCTTTGGCGATGCCGTAGATGGTGTTGCCCAGGTGACGCTGCGCCGCCCAGAAGCTGATGTTGATGATCAGGCCGCTCTGCCGTGGCGTCATCATGCCCGCCGCGCGCGCGGAACACACAAACGCCGCCCGAACGCCGGCGTCCATCATGCCGGTCCAGCGATGCGGCGGTTGTTCCCAAAACGGAGCAGCCCACGTGAACACGCCGTCTTCGACCATCCTCTCGTAGCCGCCCCAGGCGCAATTGACGAGGAGATCGAGGCGGCCAGTGTCAGACCGGATCGCTTCAAAGACGCGCACCGTCTCTTCATCTTTGAGATGGTCGCAGCGCAGGCGCCGTATCTGCTGCGGCAAGTCCGCCTGGTCGATCGAGCGGCCCGTGCCGTAAACGCGAAACCCGGCCGCCAGAAGGCCGATTGCGATGCCGCGGCCTACG is a window of Arthrobacter sp. KBS0703 DNA encoding:
- a CDS encoding VOC family protein, which codes for MPNADTDMVSVRYMVHDVDAAIDFYTKHLGFTLRMSAAPAFADVARGQLRLLLSGPTSSAGRPMPDGAVPAPGGWNRIHLIVSDVAAEVEQLRAAGLTFRNDIVKGPGGQQILLEDPSGNVVELFQPAGK
- a CDS encoding SDR family NAD(P)-dependent oxidoreductase is translated as MTHDRERKEAPAGNVALVTGASRGVGRGIAIGLLAAGFRVYGTGRSIDQADLPQQIRRLRCDHLKDEETVRVFEAIRSDTGRLDLLVNCAWGGYERMVEDGVFTWAAPFWEQPPHRWTGMMDAGVRAAFVCSARAAGMMTPRQSGLIINISFWAAQRHLGNTIYGIAKAATDKMTSDMAVELKPFDIPVISLYPGLVRTEAVLAAAKSGAFDLSTSESPEFIGRVINALFHDPNLMSRTGQVLVAAAVAKEFGVLDTDGSSPPALTLADI